The following proteins come from a genomic window of Salminus brasiliensis chromosome 15, fSalBra1.hap2, whole genome shotgun sequence:
- the LOC140535665 gene encoding calmodulin-regulated spectrin-associated protein 3 isoform X4: MVDAAGARRPELEPDVPVPEITPLDRYEPGRARARAGIRWLVGKAYGRAENIPADLSEALADGHNGDVFGPSVERLLLSSELYCSTITSLLQAHSRPQTGSSAPPRDHGSLLQLLQHRGLSPTHSHKPVTDAQLASKPINTGAHLALIDTLMTLAAMETVGSVKMAKEADQFGDGASWENSLLFWINKLNQKLRESTEADDLQKPQTCTDLLPAQPSCPTRWYWKLVPHAIAFCLKESGKKPPVIRYRKDKVRSKQTPTFSVVSGVKDLSNGCAIAATIHFYCPQLLPLEDVCLKDTMSVADSLHNIQLIREFCDSHLKRCCPLVLEDLLYAPPMLRVNIMCFLSELLAVFEVQKPDFVKPLHTLDLTDASGMEDCTSPISGPSGSPSFLFKQPLLPNSSPSSPGGKTDGRGWSKKQISRPLSAVTFSIPFPLDSDVDVVMGNPLFRSVSTDSLTNLAPYTPPEDLSKLIGQAPLGELPTIEEALQVIHTGRSVRNEPEGAPAGFFLHSPEDNEDKVRLSSSAPCRSGMMYRPIGGSGRRIGGARRPAVDSSRDDDSVLRDGSIDSDASEDFSTRSNPGTPSNGPKGGRMTSFAERRKKLPESPVASRAQGLDEPSSPVVMSPAGAAEAQELGARLEEKRRAIEEQKKRIEAIFAKHRQRLGKSALLQLQREQGEGANGGEVKEAETLSLDERLTRMEEELKREEEREKEEEKEKEKKTEEEGKEKAPPKLEKQVTFSVEPKKGLDVEPPLVEYNEAVSKLSSALQSLQKDMERLTEQQQKLMGKKASASPPAKTTSSSKKTPTPSKAWVIPAGPKSSAIRKPQSSRDLSPSGSPRKSSDPKSPKSPKVSASTTSRKLHNSAPKSPKRQHPARPCDLSFPPLTRVLTPPQNVDTLPHLRRVSPSQCQVQTSSSLRLGGPRTPQDPASAPAQESSSESGSSTEHTPLFSLELDAVPPPPPSVVGAVSACGGSSSGAPSECSFDSDVLLSAPLRMEEAETDQEQPDIFSSDSMSDHTETESRAGAGIYFKEGGLSEEQMALKKALLLERQQRRAEEIKKRRQEQENSRLSSTDDLSASVTPPLSQSLPTIHTLPPPPPTTPLPSQATPPGTPLRRGAFTRAEYERRHQLKIMADLEKVLKQKNKKPHTPNKPSSHTRSPRREKPAPPVHHPS; this comes from the exons ATGGTGGACGCGGCTGGCGCGCGCAGGCCTGAGCTCGAGCCTGACGTACCGGTACCAGAGATCACCCCGCTGGACCGGTACGAACCGGGCCGGGCGAGGGCGCGCGCGGGGATCCGCTGGCTCGTTGGCAAGGCCTACGGGCGAGCAG AGAACATCCCAGCAGATCTGTCCGAGGCTCTAGCTGATGGCCATAATGGTGACGTTTTCGGACCTTCAGTGGAGCGCCTCCTACTCTCCAGTGAGCTGTACTGCAGCACCATCACCTCCCTCCTACAGGCACACTCTCGCCCACAAACTGGCTCATCAGCGCCCCCTAGAGACCATGGCAgcctgcttcagctcctccagcacCGCGGCCTGTCGCCGACACACTCGCATAAACCCGTCACGGACGCACAGCTCGCCAGCAAACCCATCAACACG GGTGCCCATTTGGCACTCATCGATACGCTGATGACGCTGGCTGCCATGGAGACTGTGGGTTCGGTCAAGATGGCCAAAGAGGCCGATCAGTTCGGCGATGGAGCAAGCTGGGAGAACTCTCTTCTCTTTTGGATCAACAAG TTGAACCAGAAGCTGAGGGAGAGTACCGAGGCAGATGATCTGCAGAAGCCACAGACCTGCACAGATCTGCTACCAGCCCAACCATCA TGTCCGACTCGGTGGTACTGGAAGCTGGTCCCA CATGCCATCGCTTTTTGTTTGAAGGAGTCGGGGAAAAAACCTCCTGTG ATCCGCTATAGGAAAGATAAGGTGCGCTCTAAACAGACTCCTACCTTTTCAGTCGTGTCCGGAGTGAAGGATCTGTCTAACGGCTGTGCCATCGCTGCTACTATACACTTCTATTGCCCCCAGCTGCTCCCCCTAGAGG ACGTGTGTCTGAAGGACACAATGTCTGTTGCGGACAGTCTGCATAACATACAGCTGATCCGAGAGTTCTGTGACAGCCATCTGAAACGCTGCTGCCCCCTAGTGCTGGAGGACCTGCTCTACGCCCCACCGATGTTACGG GTGAACATCATGTGCTTCCTCTCTGAGTTACTGGCAGTGTTTGAAGTGCAAAAGCCAGATTTCGTCAAGCCCTTACACACACTGGACCTTACAG ATGCGTCCGGTATGGAGGACTGCACCAGTCCCATCAGTGGCCCCAG TGGTTCTCCGTCCTTCCTGTTTAAGCAGCCTCTcttacccaactcatccccctCGTCTCCTGGAGGGAAAACTG ATGGCCGAGGCTGGAGTAAGAAGCAGATCAG tcGTCCACTCTCCGCCGTGACTTTCAGCATCCCTTTCCCTCTGGACAGCGATGTAGACGTCGTCATGGGCAACCCTCTTTTCCGCTCGGTTAGTACCGACAGCCTCACCAACCTGGCCCCCTACACCCCTCCGGAAGATCTGAGCAAGCTGATCGGTCAGGCACCGCTTGGGGAGTTGCCCACGATCGAAGAGGCGCTGCAGGTCATCCACACGGGCCGATCCGTGCGGAACGAACCAGAGGGAGCGCCGGCAGGCTTCTTCCTGCACTCCCCCGAGGATAACGAGGACAAGGTCAGACTGAGCAGTTCTGCCCCCTGCAGGTCAGGGATGATGTACCGGCCAATCGGAGGCAGCGGTAGGCGCATAGGCGGGGCCAGGAGGCCGGCGGTGGACAGTTCTAGAGACGATGATTCCGTTCTCAGAGATGGGAGCATTGACTCCGATGCGTCTGAGGATTTCTCCACAAGGTCCAACCCTGGAACTCCATCCAATGGGCCCAAAGGAGGCCGCATGACAAGTTTTGCTGAGCGAAGGAAGAAGCTTCCTGAATCCCCAGTAGCCTCCAGGGCGCAGGGGTTGGACGAGCCTTCCAGTCCAGTGGTGATGAGCCCTGCTGGAGCAGCCGAGGCTCAGGAACTGGGGGCACGTCTGGAGGAGAAGCGAAGAGCCATTGAGGAGCAGAAGAAGCGCATCGAGGCGATTTTCGCCAAGCATAGGCAGAGGCTGGGCAAGAGCGCCCTCCTCCAACTGCAGCGGGAGCAAGGGGAAGGAGCGAATGGGGGAGAGGTCAAAGAGGCGGAGACGCTCAGTCTGGACGAGAGGCTGACTcgcatggaggaggagcttaAGCGGGAGGAGGAGCgtgagaaagaggaggagaaggagaaggagaagaaaacagaggaggaagggaaggagaaggCTCCACCCAAACTGGAGAAGCAGGTCACATTCTCGGTGGAACCGAAGAAGGGGTTGGACGTGGAGCCGCCGTTGGTCGAATACAATGAGGCAGTGTCTAAGCTCAGCTCCGCTTTGCAGTCCTTACAGAAGGACATGGAGCGACTCACGGAACAGCAGCAAAAGCTGATGGGAAAGAAGGCAAGTGCATCTCCTCCGGCCAAAACCACGAGTTCCTCTAAGAAGACGCCAACTCCCAGCAAGGCATGGGTCATTCCAGCCGGCCCAAAAAGCTCAGCAATTCGGAAACCTCAGTCCAGCCGCGATCTTTCACCTTCAGGGTCGCCACGTAAGTCCAGTGACCCCAAATCCCCTAAATCGCCCAAAGTGTCTGCTTCCACTACATCACGTAAGCTCCATAACTCCGCCCCCAAAAGCCCAAAAAGGCAGCATCCCGCTCGCCCGTGCGACCTCAGTTTCCCTCCGCTCACCCGTGTCCTCACGCCCCCGCAGAACGTGGACACGCTCCCCCACCTGCGCCGCGTTTCTCCCAGTCAGTGCCAGGTCCAGACCAGCTCTTCACTCAGACTGGGAGGACCCCGGACACCCCAGGATCCAGCTTCAGCTCCAGCACAGGAGAGCAGCTCCGAGTCGGGCTCCAGCACCGAACACACCCCCCTGTTCAGTCTGGAGCTGGACGCTGTCCCTCCACCGCCTCCATCTG TCGTAGGAGCTGTGAGCGCATGCGGGGGAAGCAGTTCAGGAGCCCCGTCTGAGTGTTCGTTCGACAGTGATGTGCTCCTCAGTGCCCCGCTGAGGATGGAGGAGGCAGAGACGGATCAGGAGCAGCCTGATATTTTCTCCTCTGACTCCATGAGTGACCACACAGAGACGGAGAGCCGGGCAGGGGCTGGGATTTACTTTAAG gagggtGGTCTTTCTGAGGAACAGATGGCTTTGAAGAAAGCTCTGCTTCTGGAGAGGCAGCAGAGACGAGCGGAGGAGATCAAGAAACGAAGGCAGGAGCAGGAGAACAG TCGTCTGTCCTCTACAGATGACCTTAGCGCTTCTGTGACTCCGCCCCTCTCCCAGTCTCTACCAACCATACACACGCTGCCCCCACCGCCACCGACCACGCCTCTTCCGTCTCAGGCCACGCCCCCGGGCACACCCCTGCGGCGGGGTGCCTTCACCAGAGCGGAGTACGAGCGCCGGCATCAGCTGAAGATCATGGCTGACCTGGAGAAAGtgctgaagcagaaaaacaaaaagccacaCACTCCCAACAAACccagctcacacacacgctcaccgCGCAGAGAGAAaccag CACCTCCGGTTCACCATCCAAGCTGA
- the LOC140535698 gene encoding microfibril-associated glycoprotein 4-like, with protein sequence MTDRVFLALVLPLLAGSTPVSQKRPTDCSDVYANDQVVSGVYTIYPTTDTPVQVYCDMGCEGGQSGDGKWTVIQRRMDGSVSFYRPWEQYKKGFGDKYGEYWLGLENLYQLTRNRKYELRVDLQDFEGGKANAQYSSFSVNSESEGYRLHVDGFTNGGAGDALKTHSGQKFTTFDKDQDSKSDGNCAKYNLGGFWYNYCHHANPNGIFLRGQDKTFYGVGNVWSTWKGHEYGLKFISMKIRPVSEKK encoded by the exons ATGACA GACAGAGTGTTTCTGGCTCTAGTGCTCCCCCTGCTGGCTGGGAGCACCCCAGTTTCTCAGAAACGCCCAACAGACTGCTCAGACGTCTACGCTAATGACCAAGTAGTGAGCGGGGTGTACACCATCTACCCTACAACTGACACACCTGTACAGGTGTACTGCGACATGGGCTGTGAGGGCGGCCAATCAGGGGATGGGAAGTGGACG GtgatccagaggaggatggaCGGGAGCGTCAGCTTCTACAGGCCGTGGGAGCAGTACAAGAAAGGCTTTGGGGATAAGTATGGAGAATACTGGCTGG GACTGGAGAACCTCTACCAACTCACCCGCAACAGAAAGTACGAGCTGAGGGTGGACCTGCAGGACTTTGAGGGAGGAAAGGCTAATGCTCAGTACTCGTCTTTCTCCGTAAACTCTGAATCTGAGGGCTACAGACTTCATGTTGACGGCTTCACCAATGGAGGAGCAG GCGACGCTCTGAAGACACACAGTGGGCAGAAGTTCACCACCTtcgacaaagaccaggactctAAAAGTGACGGTAACTGTGCTAAATACAACCTCGGAGGGTTTTGGTACAATTACTGCCACCATGCCAACCCCAACGGTATATTCCTGCGAGGGCAGGACAAAACCTTTTACGGTGTTGGAAACGTGTGGTCCACCTGGAAAGGCCATGAGTACGGTCTCAAATTCATCAGCATGAAGATTAGACCAGTATCTGAGAAAAAGTGA